Proteins encoded by one window of Halomonas sp. SH5A2:
- a CDS encoding sigma-54 interaction domain-containing protein: MTSAADATSTAKSALSAELAAMPLALMLVESRSTSMLRQRAAQLLQDHLGLTSAECLYIDGSGRWLGRDGDDGQFDCSDFNHPYAHVIRSGKALTLSVADARTRLDDATFQQQVAALGAGLYLHIRPLRAADKGREWLGVMVLVGTQASLRSLTEDPGMTAFDALLCRVWARLAREQGERQRSRLLQDSLAKLNDGARRQALADQLADDLLGQSSAMQALRRHVVRAAETNLAVLLQGETGTGKDRVARAIHQLSGRAKAPFMAINCAAIPEALLESELFGHAKGAFSGADQAREGLISQADGGTLFLDEIGDMPLALQAKLLRVLESGRYRPLGASEERCANLRLVAATHQPLREQIREQRFRADLYYRLGQFPLTLPALCERRDDIATLAQAFIRDFCEREARDEMGITPAALRLLYRRDYPGNVRELKNVIDYACAMTPQGADIDAYLLPGEQSDQASSEATEDAGFALPDDIDDLRQALRDVESAIIRQRLRRFGGNRARVAESLGLPKRTLAHKCQLLELDTK; encoded by the coding sequence ATGACGTCTGCTGCCGATGCCACTTCCACTGCCAAGAGCGCGCTATCAGCTGAACTGGCGGCTATGCCATTGGCATTGATGCTGGTGGAAAGTCGCTCAACGTCGATGTTGCGCCAGCGAGCAGCCCAACTGCTGCAAGACCACCTGGGGCTGACATCGGCCGAGTGCCTGTATATCGATGGCAGCGGCCGCTGGCTGGGGCGGGATGGCGACGACGGGCAGTTTGATTGCAGCGATTTCAATCACCCCTATGCCCACGTCATTCGTAGCGGCAAAGCGTTGACCCTGAGCGTCGCCGATGCACGCACGCGCCTGGATGATGCCACTTTCCAGCAACAGGTGGCTGCGCTAGGTGCAGGTTTGTACCTGCACATCCGACCCCTGCGGGCGGCGGACAAAGGCCGCGAATGGCTGGGGGTGATGGTATTGGTAGGTACCCAGGCTAGCCTACGCAGCCTGACGGAAGATCCCGGCATGACGGCGTTTGATGCCCTACTGTGCCGTGTATGGGCCCGATTGGCCCGCGAGCAGGGTGAGCGTCAGCGCTCCCGCCTGCTGCAAGATTCGCTTGCCAAACTGAACGATGGTGCCCGTCGTCAGGCACTGGCCGACCAGCTCGCCGACGACCTGCTGGGTCAGTCGTCGGCCATGCAAGCACTGCGCCGACACGTGGTGCGTGCGGCCGAAACGAACCTGGCAGTCCTCCTGCAGGGTGAAACCGGCACGGGTAAAGACCGGGTAGCACGCGCTATCCATCAGCTTTCAGGACGGGCAAAAGCCCCCTTCATGGCGATTAACTGTGCTGCCATTCCCGAAGCGCTGCTTGAGTCGGAGCTGTTTGGCCATGCCAAGGGGGCATTTTCCGGGGCTGACCAGGCTCGCGAAGGACTCATCAGCCAAGCGGACGGCGGCACGTTATTTCTTGATGAAATTGGCGATATGCCGTTAGCCCTGCAAGCCAAACTGTTGCGTGTGCTGGAAAGCGGCCGCTATCGACCCCTCGGGGCCAGTGAGGAACGCTGCGCGAATTTGCGCCTGGTGGCGGCCACGCATCAACCGCTGCGTGAACAGATTCGTGAGCAGCGGTTTCGCGCAGACCTTTACTACCGGTTAGGCCAGTTCCCCCTAACGTTGCCGGCACTTTGCGAACGACGCGACGATATCGCCACGCTAGCCCAGGCCTTTATTCGCGACTTTTGTGAGCGTGAAGCACGTGACGAAATGGGCATTACCCCCGCCGCACTGCGCCTGCTGTATCGCCGCGATTACCCGGGCAACGTCCGCGAACTCAAAAACGTGATCGATTATGCCTGCGCCATGACGCCTCAGGGGGCCGATATCGACGCTTACCTGTTGCCTGGTGAGCAAAGCGATCAAGCCTCCTCGGAGGCGACGGAAGACGCTGGGTTCGCACTACCCGATGACATTGATGACCTGCGCCAAGCCCTGCGCGATGTCGAGTCCGCCATTATTCGTCAACGCTTGCGGCGATTCGGGGGCAACCGCGCCCGGGTAGCAGAGAGCCTCGGTTTACCCAAGCGAACCCTGGCCCATAAATGCCAGCTATTAGAACTGGATACCAAATGA
- the vasI gene encoding type VI secretion system-associated protein VasI gives MNTMLLNRHVLAGGLLVLLTLLSHPSRAEGRTALLEKAQACAEESSRLERLNCYDALFKTPTPSGDTSELPALWHAIEHQEAARSGDDMGLAIRETGNDVLISVPALGTTPPRPIMVMACEKLITRFQLHMPVAIDSARVTLELTGHGGVIEQQWRVRDGGQVISGGRGLPAIDTLRQLLSAEELTLRSDESALDGLRFDVSGLREDIQPLRDACRW, from the coding sequence ATGAACACGATGTTGTTAAACCGCCATGTCTTAGCCGGTGGTTTGCTGGTGCTATTGACGCTATTAAGCCACCCCTCTCGCGCAGAAGGGCGCACCGCGTTGCTGGAAAAGGCCCAGGCATGTGCCGAGGAGTCATCCCGTTTAGAACGCCTGAACTGCTACGACGCGCTGTTTAAAACGCCAACTCCAAGCGGCGATACCAGTGAGTTGCCCGCGTTATGGCACGCCATTGAACACCAAGAGGCGGCACGCTCCGGCGACGACATGGGGTTGGCCATACGCGAAACGGGCAACGACGTGCTGATCAGTGTGCCTGCATTAGGCACGACGCCGCCCAGGCCCATCATGGTGATGGCCTGTGAAAAGCTGATTACCCGGTTTCAACTGCATATGCCAGTAGCCATTGATAGCGCCCGAGTGACGCTTGAGCTTACCGGGCATGGAGGCGTCATTGAGCAGCAGTGGCGGGTTCGTGACGGCGGGCAGGTGATTAGCGGCGGCCGCGGTTTACCTGCCATTGATACGCTTCGCCAGTTACTCAGTGCTGAGGAACTGACATTACGCAGCGATGAGAGTGCCTTGGACGGGCTGCGCTTTGATGTGTCAGGCCTTCGTGAAGATATTCAACCACTGCGCGATGCGTGCCGCTGGTAA
- the tssA gene encoding type VI secretion system protein TssA has product MRITVEDHLAPVLAPLHVNDEGHPVGEPLEDTNDYLALDEEMMKVGSLQHAHVDWETAETLAVRMLSGKGKDLKVLGHLVHCLQHGGNGVRFALSLRLLARSVGQPWWSQAYPFAGSRGAKLRTRLFQQFIQRSVKLVSSLDFHNAEDEFEACQASLEELQQQAEANALPRQNLDELSRQLLAQRPTASTSTAEKTPSGNTVTEQPDANKQAATTTQPPSAKAPELRMEAGNERSNRQSLLKMADFLLEQTPGEPLAYRLRRFAIWGAIQALPNAREDGKTELAPVSADRVADYREAIARGSDHDLWERIENSLTLSPYWLEGHRLSAGVAKQLGHPRCAEAIREEAQRFVERLSGIDALAFNNGAAFIDDETKRWLFSSSQGAGASSDGGEAWQAGLQEARDAMADGNVGAALKVLDQGLSRAHSPRDSAYWRLASADLLHEAGLESLAQQHYRTLHQTVTALALEQWEPTLVSRLEAALNASH; this is encoded by the coding sequence ATGCGCATCACCGTTGAAGATCACCTGGCGCCCGTATTGGCTCCGCTGCACGTTAACGATGAGGGGCACCCTGTCGGCGAGCCGCTGGAAGACACCAATGACTATCTGGCGCTCGATGAAGAAATGATGAAGGTAGGCTCGTTGCAGCATGCCCACGTCGACTGGGAGACCGCTGAAACGCTGGCCGTGCGGATGCTGAGCGGTAAAGGCAAGGATCTAAAGGTGCTGGGGCACTTAGTACATTGCCTGCAGCATGGCGGGAATGGCGTGCGTTTTGCGCTTTCGTTGCGTCTACTTGCACGCAGCGTGGGCCAGCCCTGGTGGTCGCAGGCTTACCCGTTCGCGGGTAGCCGAGGGGCCAAGCTACGTACCCGTTTATTTCAGCAGTTCATCCAGCGCAGCGTGAAGTTGGTGTCGAGCCTCGATTTTCACAACGCAGAGGATGAGTTTGAGGCCTGCCAGGCATCGCTTGAAGAGCTCCAGCAGCAAGCAGAAGCGAACGCGTTGCCCAGGCAGAACCTGGACGAGCTGAGCCGACAACTGCTTGCCCAACGGCCGACAGCATCAACGTCCACTGCCGAGAAAACGCCGTCGGGCAACACGGTGACTGAACAGCCTGACGCGAATAAACAGGCGGCGACGACAACGCAACCCCCTTCAGCCAAAGCGCCTGAGCTACGCATGGAAGCCGGAAACGAGCGCTCGAATCGGCAAAGCCTGTTGAAGATGGCCGATTTCCTGCTCGAACAAACCCCCGGTGAGCCTTTGGCCTATCGGCTGCGTCGTTTCGCGATCTGGGGCGCGATTCAGGCACTTCCCAATGCCAGGGAGGACGGTAAAACCGAACTGGCGCCTGTTTCAGCCGATCGGGTTGCCGATTACCGCGAAGCGATTGCACGGGGAAGCGATCACGACCTGTGGGAGCGCATTGAGAATAGTTTGACGTTAAGCCCTTATTGGCTGGAAGGGCATCGCTTGAGCGCGGGGGTTGCGAAACAGTTAGGGCACCCACGCTGCGCCGAGGCGATTCGCGAGGAAGCCCAGCGCTTTGTGGAGCGGTTATCGGGTATCGACGCCCTGGCCTTTAATAACGGGGCGGCATTTATTGATGATGAAACAAAGCGGTGGTTATTCAGCAGTTCGCAGGGTGCGGGAGCATCGAGCGACGGAGGGGAAGCGTGGCAGGCAGGCCTGCAAGAAGCTCGCGATGCCATGGCGGATGGCAATGTCGGGGCCGCGTTAAAGGTGCTTGATCAAGGATTGAGTCGTGCCCACTCGCCACGTGATAGCGCCTATTGGCGTTTGGCAAGCGCCGATTTGTTACATGAAGCCGGACTGGAAAGTCTGGCTCAGCAGCACTACCGAACGCTTCATCAAACAGTAACAGCGCTGGCGCTAGAGCAGTGGGAGCCGACATTGGTCTCGCGGCTGGAAGCCGCACTCAATGCATCGCACTGA
- the tssM gene encoding type VI secretion system membrane subunit TssM, translated as MWSTLKSKLGRWVPGLSRAQTAHNSAKARSNKAKGLLRLSTLLWALLVVALLIAIWWLGPRWEVFGVTPLAPLTNRLLATLAIVTLVVVIWGVRLARRLRSLNDEREQEEARQQDPVMLQVERQETALNNVLSEITANLGGGDSSRYRLPWYLVMGVENAGKTSLINRSGQNFALTHVMKASGQSTKQGHLGFDWWIGDQAVLIDPDGELLTQGAMEGGEPQALQSRLWDHFVEWLERNRAQRPLDGVVLVLDLARLSHAQVAVRKAYAALLRTRLRELMERHGTRLPVYVTFSKMDLLHGFDDFFRHYSRAARKAPLGFTFTPASMETQGKWEAEFEAEYDEMLARLNKQLPTMLSECRDREERESVFRFVRQLAGLRDVLLGFLTESLSSDRFSTAAMVRGTYFTSVYQQGVPEDPFVGAAARRYGMDESVQPAHRATRSALYFTEELFENIIYPEAGLAGDNARVTRRRRRTRNISLAACLIMGVVLVGGWTHFYQKNSVSLSAVEARAETFLATDPDAFRSDDPTGYELLEPLDRLRSALETFDEYRTHTPYLADMGLYQGHVIGAQVERAYVAMLEHQFLPALMIGIMDDMNRAEAGSNEKLALLRVLRMMSDDSGRQPDRVMRFMARRWQGDFPQRGAVQERLLDHLDFAMVHTDLEGHIADGSQRAEQAMEPLRGSLIAAQEELSRQPIDERVYEALKTAGSREGEPLDLRRRVGTLFDTVFMARNDNPDHVTLPYLLTREGFEDYFLQELEHATELALIDAWTLGQRDDINFSDADKQQLKTDLREHYVSDYHVSWRDALRDTQLVPLPDIHQAIVVADALVGAKRPLDRLLSAVEHNTSLYPELPEGDEKAREALRHSPRYELAAQIEQPFTSINQLSEAGDDTPSSLEEIKTAVTELRDYLLDIEESGDAGRAAFVNVRDRLSLRGDDPINNLEKIAENTPQPVGGMLQDLADQSWQLLMASATRHLERQWLDDVVAPYQERLAGRYPLVPNASQDVSLSDFEDFFAPDGILDAFYKDNLKPFIEGAPEHLVDAQGNSILRDSVHSAVDQAEQIRRAYFSRDGALDVEFALEPISMSPDKRRSVISVDGQLIEYAHSPSQRVSMVWPNSLRGGTESRVTMVPSEVNRSPRSMTRDGAWAWFRLLEQADITNVGERELELRFNVDGGTMRYRLFANGAPNPFTRSQVTGFQLPSALYAERGNDA; from the coding sequence ATGTGGTCAACGTTAAAATCAAAACTGGGCCGCTGGGTGCCGGGATTATCGAGAGCACAAACAGCGCACAATAGTGCCAAGGCCCGGAGCAACAAGGCAAAAGGGCTGTTACGGCTTTCAACGCTGCTTTGGGCGCTTTTGGTGGTGGCGTTATTGATTGCCATTTGGTGGTTAGGGCCGCGCTGGGAGGTCTTCGGCGTGACGCCCCTGGCCCCGCTGACCAACCGCTTGCTAGCGACGTTGGCCATCGTCACCTTGGTCGTCGTGATCTGGGGCGTTCGTCTTGCACGGCGTTTACGCTCGCTGAATGACGAACGCGAGCAGGAAGAGGCCCGCCAACAAGACCCGGTGATGCTCCAGGTCGAACGTCAGGAAACGGCACTCAACAACGTTCTGAGTGAAATTACCGCCAACCTGGGCGGGGGCGATAGTAGCCGATACCGCTTGCCCTGGTACCTGGTCATGGGGGTGGAAAACGCCGGCAAAACCAGCCTTATCAACCGCTCTGGACAGAACTTTGCGTTGACCCATGTGATGAAAGCTTCTGGTCAAAGTACTAAACAAGGGCACCTTGGCTTTGACTGGTGGATCGGTGACCAAGCCGTACTGATCGATCCTGACGGTGAATTGCTCACCCAGGGCGCGATGGAAGGCGGCGAACCCCAAGCGCTTCAGAGTCGGTTATGGGACCACTTTGTGGAGTGGTTGGAACGTAACCGGGCCCAGCGGCCACTCGATGGCGTTGTCTTGGTGCTCGATCTCGCGCGTTTAAGCCATGCCCAGGTCGCCGTGCGCAAGGCCTATGCGGCACTGTTGCGCACCCGGTTGCGCGAACTCATGGAGCGTCACGGCACGCGACTGCCGGTGTATGTCACCTTCAGCAAAATGGATTTGCTGCATGGTTTTGACGACTTCTTCCGGCATTACTCTCGCGCAGCCCGCAAAGCCCCGCTTGGTTTTACGTTTACCCCTGCCTCAATGGAAACCCAAGGGAAGTGGGAAGCCGAATTCGAAGCCGAATACGACGAAATGCTTGCGCGTCTGAACAAGCAGTTGCCCACCATGTTGTCGGAATGCCGAGACCGGGAAGAGCGCGAGTCCGTATTCCGTTTCGTGCGTCAACTGGCCGGTCTGCGCGATGTGCTACTGGGCTTTTTGACCGAGTCGCTTTCCAGCGATCGTTTCTCGACGGCCGCCATGGTGCGCGGTACCTACTTCACCTCGGTCTATCAGCAGGGGGTGCCCGAAGATCCCTTTGTGGGTGCCGCCGCTCGACGCTATGGCATGGATGAAAGCGTTCAGCCTGCACACCGGGCGACGCGCAGCGCTCTCTATTTTACCGAGGAGCTGTTCGAAAATATCATTTATCCCGAAGCGGGGCTGGCAGGTGACAATGCCCGTGTGACCCGGCGTCGGCGCCGTACGCGCAATATTAGCCTGGCGGCCTGCCTGATCATGGGCGTCGTCCTGGTGGGTGGCTGGACGCATTTTTATCAGAAAAACAGCGTTTCCTTATCTGCCGTGGAAGCCCGTGCCGAAACCTTTCTGGCCACTGATCCTGACGCTTTTAGAAGTGATGACCCCACCGGTTATGAACTGCTGGAGCCGCTTGATCGTTTACGCAGCGCGCTGGAAACCTTCGATGAATACCGTACGCACACCCCGTATCTGGCCGATATGGGGCTATATCAGGGGCATGTCATCGGGGCTCAGGTAGAGCGTGCCTACGTGGCGATGCTGGAGCATCAATTCCTGCCTGCACTGATGATCGGCATCATGGATGACATGAACCGCGCCGAAGCGGGCAGCAACGAAAAGCTCGCCCTGCTGCGCGTGCTGCGCATGATGTCTGATGACAGCGGCCGTCAGCCAGACCGGGTGATGCGTTTCATGGCGCGGCGCTGGCAAGGCGACTTTCCCCAGCGGGGCGCGGTCCAGGAGCGTCTCCTGGATCATCTTGACTTCGCCATGGTTCATACCGACCTGGAAGGGCATATCGCGGATGGCAGCCAGCGAGCCGAGCAGGCGATGGAGCCGCTCAGAGGCAGCCTGATCGCCGCACAGGAGGAGCTGTCACGCCAGCCGATTGATGAGCGCGTGTATGAGGCATTGAAAACAGCGGGAAGTCGTGAAGGTGAACCCTTGGATCTACGGCGGCGTGTGGGCACGCTGTTTGATACCGTTTTCATGGCTCGCAACGACAACCCAGACCATGTGACGCTACCGTATTTGCTCACGCGTGAGGGCTTTGAAGACTACTTTTTACAAGAGTTGGAGCATGCCACTGAGTTAGCGCTCATCGATGCGTGGACGCTGGGTCAGCGGGACGACATCAACTTTAGCGACGCTGATAAACAGCAGTTGAAAACCGACCTGCGTGAGCACTATGTCAGTGACTACCATGTCAGTTGGCGCGATGCCCTGCGCGATACCCAACTGGTTCCTCTGCCGGATATTCATCAAGCCATTGTGGTGGCCGACGCCCTGGTGGGGGCCAAGCGTCCACTGGATCGTTTGCTATCGGCCGTTGAGCACAACACAAGCCTTTACCCAGAGCTTCCAGAAGGCGATGAAAAAGCGCGTGAGGCATTAAGGCACTCTCCGCGCTATGAACTCGCTGCCCAGATTGAGCAGCCTTTCACATCCATCAACCAACTCAGCGAAGCCGGCGATGATACTCCGTCTTCACTCGAGGAAATCAAGACAGCGGTCACTGAACTACGTGACTATCTGCTCGATATTGAAGAATCCGGTGACGCTGGTCGCGCTGCCTTTGTGAACGTGCGCGATCGTCTATCGCTGCGGGGTGACGACCCCATCAATAACCTGGAAAAGATAGCCGAAAATACGCCTCAGCCGGTGGGTGGCATGCTGCAAGATCTGGCCGACCAAAGCTGGCAGTTACTGATGGCCAGTGCCACTCGCCACCTTGAACGGCAATGGCTTGACGACGTCGTGGCACCCTACCAGGAGCGGCTGGCCGGGCGTTATCCCCTGGTCCCCAATGCAAGCCAAGACGTGTCGCTGAGCGACTTCGAGGATTTCTTCGCGCCCGACGGCATCCTGGATGCTTTCTATAAAGATAACCTCAAGCCGTTCATTGAGGGTGCCCCCGAACATCTAGTGGACGCTCAGGGTAATTCGATACTGCGTGACAGCGTGCATAGCGCAGTCGACCAGGCAGAGCAGATTCGTCGCGCTTACTTCAGCCGTGATGGTGCTCTGGACGTTGAGTTTGCCCTCGAACCCATCAGCATGAGCCCCGATAAACGGCGAAGCGTGATCAGCGTGGATGGCCAGTTGATCGAGTATGCCCATAGCCCCAGCCAGCGTGTGTCGATGGTATGGCCCAACTCGCTGCGAGGTGGAACGGAGAGCCGCGTCACGATGGTGCCCAGTGAGGTCAACCGCTCGCCCCGCAGCATGACGCGGGATGGTGCCTGGGCATGGTTCCGCTTGCTGGAACAGGCCGATATCACCAACGTCGGCGAGCGTGAGCTGGAACTGCGCTTCAACGTAGACGGCGGCACGATGCGCTATCGCCTGTTTGCCAACGGAGCGCCTAATCCCTTTACGCGCTCACAGGTGACAGGCTTCCAACTGCCGTCAGCCCTCTATGCGGAGCGAGGTAACGATGCTTAA
- a CDS encoding GNAT family N-acetyltransferase, producing the protein MLKKLKQLFASGNTRPASHPTRQSAKRARPLEAARDEDIDKFLEAVYQADAKGHSPWVLRDNSVLETLRRALEFTVHRGLWLQQVEGQVAHWQGRLLALHLGEGPPLGMVLACRPDDEAAWQLRFFYISQEWKGSGHGTRLLRAVRRSLNGVPLQTRLPVSCHSAIDSLEAAGFTRQYVDAFDVASYEAPAMWDE; encoded by the coding sequence ATGCTTAAGAAACTTAAGCAGCTGTTTGCCTCGGGTAATACCCGGCCCGCTTCGCACCCTACGCGGCAGAGTGCGAAGCGTGCTCGCCCGTTAGAAGCGGCGCGCGATGAGGATATCGATAAGTTTCTCGAAGCGGTCTATCAGGCGGATGCCAAGGGACATTCGCCCTGGGTGCTGCGTGATAACAGTGTGCTTGAAACATTGCGCCGCGCACTGGAATTCACCGTTCACCGTGGCCTGTGGCTACAGCAAGTAGAGGGCCAAGTGGCGCATTGGCAAGGGCGCCTGCTGGCACTGCATCTTGGCGAGGGACCCCCGCTGGGTATGGTGCTTGCCTGCCGGCCGGATGATGAAGCGGCTTGGCAACTGCGGTTTTTCTACATCAGCCAGGAATGGAAAGGCAGTGGCCATGGCACGCGGCTATTGAGGGCCGTACGCCGCAGCTTGAATGGCGTACCGCTGCAAACACGCCTGCCGGTGTCTTGCCACTCGGCCATCGATAGCCTCGAGGCAGCGGGGTTCACCCGCCAATACGTAGATGCCTTCGACGTCGCCAGCTATGAAGCGCCTGCCATGTGGGATGAATGA
- a CDS encoding type VI secretion system PAAR protein, with the protein MGQKFVLVGDMGTDHDGFPPTPVTAGSGTVMMDGKPVARVGDPLAPHDKPDHPPHPRAIAQGSSTILIDGKPAALTGHAVDCGGVVIGSGSGVGGDLTGVSGASAMGFMASAAAAAAPATESTNNEEATSSDATSLSSEGRQWLKSVERLRLKPYDDQTGEYIEQWMPGATIGYGHLIAQQEWSIYQNGITSDQADQIFEDDLAPFVNIVNRVIDVPLKPHQFDAAVMLAYNAGISGFSTSSAAKLINDPNTETPYSSLEDAWKAWNISQGKVNQGLINRRSAEWEMFSKGVYERW; encoded by the coding sequence ATGGGCCAGAAATTTGTACTCGTCGGTGACATGGGGACCGACCACGATGGCTTTCCACCGACGCCGGTTACGGCAGGCAGTGGCACGGTGATGATGGACGGCAAGCCAGTCGCCCGCGTAGGTGACCCCCTGGCACCGCATGACAAACCCGACCATCCGCCGCACCCGCGGGCCATCGCACAGGGTTCAAGCACTATTTTAATCGATGGCAAACCGGCTGCGCTGACGGGCCACGCGGTGGATTGCGGCGGCGTGGTGATTGGCTCTGGCTCAGGGGTGGGAGGAGATCTGACCGGTGTCAGTGGAGCGTCCGCGATGGGATTTATGGCGTCGGCAGCTGCAGCTGCTGCGCCCGCAACTGAGTCGACTAACAATGAGGAGGCTACTTCTTCTGACGCCACATCCCTAAGCTCAGAAGGACGGCAGTGGCTAAAGAGTGTTGAGCGGCTACGCTTGAAACCCTATGACGATCAAACAGGGGAATATATTGAGCAGTGGATGCCCGGTGCCACTATCGGTTATGGACATCTTATCGCTCAACAGGAGTGGTCAATTTATCAAAACGGCATTACTTCAGATCAAGCGGATCAAATTTTTGAAGATGACCTTGCCCCGTTCGTCAATATAGTAAATCGCGTGATTGATGTCCCTCTTAAACCTCACCAATTTGATGCTGCCGTTATGCTGGCTTATAACGCTGGTATTAGTGGTTTCAGCACATCTTCTGCAGCCAAACTAATCAATGACCCTAACACAGAAACACCCTATTCTTCACTTGAGGATGCGTGGAAGGCATGGAATATATCGCAAGGTAAAGTAAATCAAGGTCTGATAAATCGACGTTCCGCAGAATGGGAAATGTTCTCAAAAGGGGTTTATGAAAGATGGTGA
- a CDS encoding type VI secretion system Vgr family protein: MIGLQFTLTLPGVEDIAVIDFTHREALSQPFELALNLASRDGSLDAAELLDREASLTIWQDGEPLRRVHGIVSEFGRGDRGHRRTFYSLVLRPALWRLSLRHNSRIFQKVDPLTIINTLCDERGIRDVAFAVTRELAEREYFVQYRETDLAFIERLAAEEGLFYFHEFEDSDNGAHRLIFADDPQVLTHLGERTYHSRAGGTAPTRHVRKLSHTARVASSSATLKDYSFKNPAYAQLHDHLGRDVEGHGQQGVVDKGYEHYDYPGRYKQDASGEPFTRIRLEQLRREAITASAESDLPELAPGLRFSLTDHDADSLNRDWQAISVLHHGEQPQALEEDGITQGDAAGMTRYHNQVTLIPGDAPWRASPNPKPRVDGPQVAFVVGPEGEEIHCDEHGWVKVQFPWDRYAESNETASCWVRVAQGWAGGGYGSIAIPRIGHEVIVSFLEGDPDQPLVTGRTYHAVNTAPYSLPEHKTRTVIRTQSHKADGFNELRFEDEAGEEQIWLHAQKDLELLTLNDRTEEIRRDSHIKVQNDRISEIDNDDHHTVHNNRHTKVDGDDHLMIDGTRHEKVGRAQLLEAGQEVHHKAGMKVVIEAGAEITLKAGGSFLKIDPSGITIVGPQVKINSGGSPGSGSRQAAQGPLLSLNAETENHEAVLPVFPNSSEQLKQVAKEGQLLSAQCYQQADGSCPLASCPCK; encoded by the coding sequence ATGATAGGTTTGCAATTTACCTTAACACTCCCCGGGGTTGAGGATATCGCGGTGATCGACTTCACCCACCGCGAAGCGCTCTCCCAGCCTTTCGAGCTGGCGCTGAACCTGGCCAGCCGCGATGGCAGCCTGGATGCCGCCGAGCTGCTGGATCGCGAGGCTTCATTGACGATCTGGCAGGACGGCGAACCGCTGCGCCGTGTGCACGGCATTGTCAGCGAATTTGGCCGGGGCGACCGCGGCCATCGGCGTACCTTCTACTCCCTGGTGCTGCGCCCGGCGCTATGGCGGCTCTCGCTGCGCCACAACTCGCGGATTTTTCAGAAAGTCGATCCGCTGACCATCATCAATACCCTCTGCGATGAGCGGGGCATTCGCGACGTGGCCTTTGCGGTCACTCGCGAGCTTGCCGAGCGTGAGTACTTCGTGCAGTACCGCGAGACCGACCTCGCCTTTATCGAGCGCCTGGCCGCCGAAGAGGGGCTTTTTTACTTCCATGAGTTTGAGGACAGTGACAACGGCGCCCATCGGCTGATCTTCGCCGACGACCCCCAGGTGCTGACCCATCTTGGCGAGCGCACGTACCACAGCCGCGCCGGTGGCACCGCGCCCACACGTCATGTGCGTAAACTCAGCCATACCGCCAGGGTGGCGAGTTCGTCCGCCACGCTGAAAGACTACAGCTTTAAAAATCCCGCCTATGCGCAGCTCCACGACCACCTGGGCCGTGATGTGGAAGGCCATGGACAGCAGGGCGTCGTTGATAAAGGGTACGAACACTACGACTACCCCGGTCGCTATAAGCAGGATGCTTCAGGCGAGCCCTTTACCCGTATTCGCCTGGAACAGCTGCGCCGGGAAGCGATCACCGCCAGCGCCGAAAGCGACTTGCCCGAACTCGCCCCCGGCCTGCGCTTTAGCCTGACGGATCACGACGCCGACAGCCTCAACCGCGACTGGCAGGCTATCAGTGTTCTTCACCACGGCGAACAGCCTCAAGCGCTGGAAGAGGATGGCATCACGCAGGGCGACGCTGCCGGGATGACCCGCTACCACAACCAGGTCACGTTGATTCCCGGCGATGCACCCTGGCGGGCGTCCCCCAACCCCAAGCCCCGTGTCGATGGCCCCCAGGTCGCCTTTGTGGTTGGCCCGGAAGGCGAAGAGATTCACTGCGACGAGCACGGCTGGGTCAAGGTCCAGTTCCCCTGGGACCGCTACGCTGAATCCAATGAAACGGCCAGCTGCTGGGTGCGAGTTGCCCAGGGCTGGGCAGGCGGCGGCTATGGCAGCATCGCCATTCCGCGTATCGGCCATGAGGTGATTGTCTCGTTTCTGGAGGGCGACCCGGATCAACCCTTGGTTACCGGGCGAACCTATCACGCCGTGAATACCGCGCCTTACTCGCTGCCGGAACACAAGACTCGCACCGTCATCCGCACCCAAAGCCACAAGGCCGACGGCTTTAACGAACTGCGCTTTGAAGACGAAGCGGGCGAAGAGCAAATCTGGCTCCACGCCCAGAAAGACCTGGAGCTGCTGACGCTTAATGACCGCACCGAAGAGATCCGCCGCGACAGCCATATCAAGGTTCAAAACGACCGCATCAGCGAGATCGACAACGACGATCACCACACGGTGCATAACAACCGCCACACGAAGGTAGACGGCGACGACCACCTGATGATCGACGGCACTCGTCATGAAAAGGTCGGCCGAGCGCAACTGCTGGAAGCCGGGCAGGAGGTGCACCACAAGGCGGGCATGAAGGTCGTGATCGAAGCAGGCGCCGAAATTACCCTCAAGGCCGGGGGAAGCTTCCTGAAAATCGATCCCAGCGGCATCACCATTGTCGGCCCGCAGGTCAAGATCAACTCCGGGGGCAGTCCTGGCAGTGGGAGTAGGCAGGCCGCGCAGGGACCCCTTCTCTCGCTTAACGCTGAAACTGAGAACCATGAAGCGGTACTTCCCGTTTTTCCTAACTCATCAGAGCAGCTAAAACAAGTCGCGAAAGAGGGGCAACTTCTCAGTGCTCAATGCTATCAGCAGGCAGACGGCAGCTGTCCATTAGCTTCATGCCCATGTAAATAA